The nucleotide sequence AGGAAAAATTATGGTAGAGATGATTGAGATTCTAAATGAGGTGCAGGGTCAGCTACGAGAGCTTCACGCGCGAGTGGAAGAGACAGAGGATTATGTGGAGGCCTTGGATGAAGATTTAGAGGACATTGAGCTCTACCTTTTTGAAGATGATGATGACTTGTACGAAACCGTTGTCGATTGTGAGGATGATGACGACGAGTACGCGGCTTTCTACGATTTGGATGATGATGAAGATGCCCAACTGTTTGAAGGACAAGTAGATCCCCATCTCGATACAACCTATGAGTTCGCATGCCCTAGCTGCCAGAAAGAAATCTATCTGCACGAGGGCAAAGATGAGGAAGGTTTCAGACACTATATAATAGAGCCGGTGGATAACAAGAAAACGGATAATTGCTGATCCCAATAGGAAAAGCTTGCACTCGCGTCTAGCACGAGAGCAAGCTATTTTTTTTGCATAAATCTCGTCCACCTCT is from Brevibacillus brevis and encodes:
- a CDS encoding CD1247 N-terminal domain-containing protein; translation: MPESLANRIAYLQGLADGLEVGEKSPEGKIMVEMIEILNEVQGQLRELHARVEETEDYVEALDEDLEDIELYLFEDDDDLYETVVDCEDDDDEYAAFYDLDDDEDAQLFEGQVDPHLDTTYEFACPSCQKEIYLHEGKDEEGFRHYIIEPVDNKKTDNC